CTTCGTGCTGGTCGAAGAGGAAACCGCCGAGGAGCATCACGGCCAGACCTTCGGCCGCATGGTCGCCTTCCATGGCCAGATGGGCATGTTCACCCGCGCGCTGACCTATATCCTCAGCCACGGGGCGGACGGCCTGCGTCAGGTCGCGAGCGATGCGGTGCTGAACGCCAACTACATCCTGCGCAGCCTGGACGATGTGCTGGATGCGCCCTTCGGCGCCAGCGGCCCGTGCATGCATGAGGCGCTGTTCAGCGATAAGGGGCTGGCCGAGGGCTTCACCACGCTCGACATCGCCAAGGGGCTGATCGACGAGGGCTTCCACCCGATGACCATGTATTTCCCGCTGGTCGTCCATGGCGCGATGCTGGTCGAACCGACCGAGACGGAAAGCAAGGCCGCGCTGGACCAGTTCATCATGGCGCTGCGCAGTCTGGCGGAACGCGCCAAGGCCGGGGATGAGGCGCTCAAGGGCGCGCCCTATTTCGCCCCGCGCCGCCGCCTTGACGAGACGCTGGCAGCGCGCAAGCCGGTCCTCACCTGGACCGATCCGGCGCTGGCGCAGGCCGCCGAATGACGGACAGGCCGGAGCCGTGGGAACCCGGTTCCGGCCCCGTGGCGGCGGGCAAGCGTCATGCGCCCGCCACGGAACGCAACCGTGACGCCATAGTCGCGGTTTTGCGCGAGGAGTTGCCGCAATCCGGTCTTATGCTGGAGGTGGCGAGCGGCAGCGGCGAACATGCGATCCATTTCGCCGCCGCCTTTCCCGATCTCGACTGGCAACCCAGCGATCCCGATCCGGTCGCGCTGGCGTCCATCGCTGCGTGGCGGGAGGAAGCGGGCCTCTCCAATCTTCGCCCGCCGGTCAGGCTGGATGCCGCTGCGCCCTGGCCGGCGGAACGCGCCGACGCGATCCTCTGCATCAACATGGTCCATATTTCGCCATGGGCCGCGACGCTTGGCCTGCTGCGCGGGGCAGGGGCGTGCCTGTCTCCCGATGGCCTGCTTTACCTCTACGGCCCCTATGTGCGGGAAGGCGTGGAAACGGCGCCCAGCAATCTTGCCTTCGATGCGTCGCTCAAGGCACGCGATCCGCGATGGGGCCTGCGCCGGGTGGAGGATGTGATCGCTGCCGCCTATGCCGAAGGGCTGCGCTTCGACCGCCTTGTGGAAATGCCCGCCAACAATCTGTCGCTTCTGTTCCGGCGGCGCTAAAGCCAGGCCGATGCCCGAAACTCTTCTCTCCCTCGTCACCGCTGAACTGACCGCGCCTGCCGATCCACGCGCCGCTGCCATGGCTGGCGCTTTGGCGGCCAAATATCCCCATGCGTCGCGCGCCGTGCTGTTCTACGGCTCCTGCCTGCGGGAGAAGAATCTCGACGGGTTGATGCTCGATTTCTATCTGATCGTGTCGGATTATCGTGCGGCTTATGGGAAGCGCTGGCTCGCGACGGCCAATCGGCTGATCCCGCCCAACGTCTTTCCTTTCGAGCATAACGGTCTGATCGCCAAATATGCCGTACTGTCGGAGGCCGATTTCGCTCGGCTGAGCAGCCCCGC
This region of Sphingobium sp. EM0848 genomic DNA includes:
- a CDS encoding DUF938 domain-containing protein, with protein sequence MTDRPEPWEPGSGPVAAGKRHAPATERNRDAIVAVLREELPQSGLMLEVASGSGEHAIHFAAAFPDLDWQPSDPDPVALASIAAWREEAGLSNLRPPVRLDAAAPWPAERADAILCINMVHISPWAATLGLLRGAGACLSPDGLLYLYGPYVREGVETAPSNLAFDASLKARDPRWGLRRVEDVIAAAYAEGLRFDRLVEMPANNLSLLFRRR